One window of Perca fluviatilis chromosome 12, GENO_Pfluv_1.0, whole genome shotgun sequence genomic DNA carries:
- the pikfyve gene encoding 1-phosphatidylinositol 3-phosphate 5-kinase isoform X1 codes for MACISNSESVAFFKGRSSSDMAADDKSSSSSSTDWSVEPPVLSPTSPSHLTHFKPLTPEQDEPPLRSAYSSFVNLFRFNNKEEGRPPSTSSEKPDVPPPSPQSERSWSSSPTHSLYGSRPHRKQHPDHLRRTSTASVDWPDGSRKSDTPLSNHDPRTAVQLRTALKRLKEIMEGKSQDSDLKQYWMPDSQCKECYDCNEKFTTFRRRHHCRLCGQIFCSRCCNQEIPGKFMGYTGDLRACTYCRKIALSYAHSADSGSIGEDLSALSDSPCSVSVLEPSEPRTPVGGRKASRNIFLEEDLTWQRKTPIGMRKNMIHQEQQNSGLTSRLTTLQDDIGKSPARKRSASVTNLSLDRSGSSMVPSYDSSISPPTSRAMPGTKTGTKLDHSEEERKILLDSSQLKDLWKKICHNNTGMEFQDHRYWLRTYPNCIVGKELVNWLLRNGTISTRAQAIAIGQALVDGRWLDCVTHNDQLFRDEYALYRPLQSTEFSETPSPDSDSVNSVEGHSEPSWFKDIKFDDSDTEQLADENEYTMPNSASPSKRTSVSSFQSVVDSDSAASINLNMEQNNVNFHIKKQSKYPHVPPAADQKAEYLLSEDGGQNIVISDAFIRESLFNRRVEEKAKEMLFTPLGWHHSSLDQLREENGEKKAMERLLSANHSHMMALLQQLLYSESLSLSWRDIIVPVVRQVVQTVRPDVRNCDDDMDIRQLVHIKKISGGRKFDSAVVNGFVCTKNIAHKKMNPYIKNPKILLLKCSIEYLYREETKFSCIDPIVLQEREFLKNYVQRIVDVRPTLVLVEKTVSRIAQDMLLEHGITLVINVKSQVLDRVSRMTQGDLVMSMDQLLTKPRLGTCLKFYMQPFTLANNEVKTLMFFEGCPPHLGCSIKLRGASEYELARVKEIIMLMVCVAYHSQLEISFLMDEFAMPPSLSQSTSFPCLLEGASVEEEEEEEDGKRRGKETNGESQEKTAATKDSALGGQAEEEGFPSESLSKNGDLDTLQDNPNSNLPSSVQEEEAGITETKTSSPFSSILAPPLPVSPPFLMEKDQEMSSCTLMASEGETGAEGSLLKGDSHDMDDGESSETTTTPRLFRDPLQDDTGMFVAEQVASTDDRLKSISAVFKQELKDIILCISPFVTFKEPFLLMLAGMLCPSRDYFPEQVYLSPLLNKDFKELDGRRKRQLLKDSAPSSLVSGQTNGASQPKLIDVLPSHSLTSTRIIEQLNSSQDLAKMLADYRAKGGRIRQREATDPFSTASTAAPVSVQSRAVDPQVKLLVKTDSEEEKPSKLNDISWAPKLDCLNPVNHQRLCVLFSSSSAQSNNAPNPCVSPWIVTMEFYGKNDLSLGVFLERYCFRPSYQCPSMFCETPMVHHIRRFVHGSGCVQIVLKELDSPVPGYQHTILNYSWCRICKQVTPVVPLSNDSWSMSFAKYLELRFYGHQYTRRANAEPCGHSIHKDYHQYFSYNQMVASFSYTSVRLLEICLPRPKIFIRNLGPSKTNLQQDLKDFSLKVTQVYLAIDDRLTSLKTDTFSKTREEKMEDLFAQKDMEEAELRSWNEKLQARLQACSLDSPQQVQVVLESLVMKKQSLCEMLQSWNSRLQDLFQQEKGRKRLSVPPSPGRHRQTTADDSKSALDSSPRNPSPVVQNGDKEDRHLCTMTSTSSSMLSSPGEPGAEPFTPVPSFIEQDSLSIPEDVFDGHLLGSTDSQVKEKSTMKAILANFLPGNSYSPIPFPFDPDKHYLMYEHERVPIAVCEREPSSIIAFALSCKEYKTALDDLSKVSNAGGDETPQVISAGESRAKSSPARPSESASSQQSRSSMETDPLKDADLADKQKKQTLNPHVELQFSDANAKFYCRIYYAEEFHKMREEIMESTEEDFVRSLSHCVNWQARGGKSGAVFYATEDDRFILKQMPRLEVQSFLDFAPHYFTYIAGAVQQKRPTALAKILGVYRIGYKNSQNNTEKKLDLLVMENLFYGRKMAQVFDLKGSLRNRNVKTDSGKESCEVVLLDENLLKLIHDNPLYIRSHCKAILRAAIHSDAYFLSSHLIIDYSLLVGRDDATDQLVVGIIDYIRTFTWDKRLEMVVKSTGILGGQGKMPTVVSPELYRARFCEAMDKYFLMVPDHWTGLGINC; via the exons ATGGCATGCATTTCAAACTCAGAGTCGGTAGCTTTCTTCAAAGG CAGGTCGAGCAGTGACATGGCTGCTGATGACAAGTCCTCGTCGTCATCCTCAACGGACTGGAGCGTCGAGCCGCCTGTTCTCTCGCCCACCAGCCCATCCCACTTGACCCACTTCAAACCACTGACTCCAGAGCAGGATGAGCCCCCCCTCCGCTCCGCATACAGCTCATTTGTCAACCTGTTTCGTTTCAACAACAAAG aggaggGACGTCCTCCCTCAACATCTTCAGAGAAGCCAGATGTGCCACCCCCTTCTCCTCAATCGGAGAGGAGCTGGTCCTCCAGTCCGACTCACTCCCTGTACGGTTCGAGGCCGCACCGGAAACAGCACCCAGACCACCTCCGACGTACCTCCACTGCCTCCG TGGATTGGCCAG ACGGCAGCAGGAAGTCAGATACGCCTCTAAGCAATCATGACCCTCGCACAGCTGTGCAACTTCGCACTGCACTGAAGAGGCTGAAGGAAATAATGGAGGGAAAGAGCCAG GACAGCGATCTGAAGCAGTACTGGATGCCAGATAGCCAGTGTAAAGAGTGCTACGACTGCAATGAGAAGTTCACAACCTTCCGCCGCCGCCACCACTGCCGGCTGTGTGGCCAGATCTTCTGCAGCCGCTGCTGCAACCAAGAAATCCCCGGAAAGTTCATGGGCTACACGG GAGACCTTCGGGCCTGTACGTACTGCCGTAAGATAGCGCTAAGCTACGCTCATTCAGCGGACTCTGGCTCGATTGGAGAGGACCTAAGCGCCCTGTCCGACTCTCCCTGCTCTGTGAGTGTGTTGGAGCCCAGCGAGCCGCGGACACCTGTGGGTGGACGCAAGGCCAGCAGGAACATCTTCCTGGAGGAAGACCTGACCTGGCAgag AAAAACTCCTATTGGGATGAGAAAGAA tatgATTCACCAGGAACAGCAGAACAGTGGCCTGACTTCCAGACTGACAACACTACAAGACGACATCGGCAAATCTCCAGCTAGGAAAAG GTCTGCCAGTGTGACCAACCTGTCGCTGGACCGCTCTGGATCCTCCATGGTGCCTTCCTACGACAGCTCAATCAGCCCGCCAACCAGCCGAGCCATGCCGGGCACCAAGACTGGCACCAAGCTGGACCACagtgaagaggagaggaagattcTACTG GACTCCTCCCAGCTGAAGGACCTGTGGAAGAAAATCTGCCACAACAACACAGGGATGGAGTTCCAGGACCACAGATACTGGCTGAGGACCTACCCCAACTGCATTGTGGGAAAAGAGCTTGTCAACTGGCTGCTAAGGAATGGCACCATCTCCACCAG GGCGCAGGCCATTGCCATTGGCCAGGCATTGGTGGATGGTCGCTGGCTGGACTGTGTCACGCACAACGACCAGCTGTTCAGGGATGAGTATGCTCTCTACCGCCCGCTCCAG AGTACAGAGTTCTCAGAAACACCGTCTCCAGACAGCGATAGCGTGAACTCCGTAGAGGGACATTCCGAGCCGTCCTGGTTCAAGGACATCAAGTTTGATGACAGCGACACGGAGCAGCTCGCAGATGAGAACGAGTACACCATGCCCA ACTCTGCCAGCCCCAGCAAGAGAACATCTGTAAGCAGTTTCCAGTCAGTTGTGGACAGTGACTCAGCTGCCTCTATCAACCTCAACATGGAgcaaaacaatgtcaacttcCACATCAAGAAACAGTCCAAGTATCCACACGTGCCTCCTGCTGCTGACCAGAAAG ctGAATATCTTTTATCTGAGGATGGAGGACAGAATATTGTCATAAGTGATGCCTTCATCAGAG AGTCTCTGTTCAACCGCCGTGTGGAGGAGAAGGCCAAAGAGATGCTGTTTACTCCGCTGGGTTGGCACCACAGCTCTCTGGATCAGCTCAGAGAGGAGAACGGAGAGAAGAAGGCCATGGAGAGGCTGCT CTCTGCCAACCACAGCcacatgatggcactgctgcagcagctgctcTACAGTGAGTCCCTGTCTCTGTCCTGGCGGGACATTATTGTCCCCGTGGTTCGACAGGTGGTCCAGACAGTACGGCCCGACGTTCGCAACTGCGACGACGACATGGACATCCGCCAGCTGGTCCACATCAAGAAG ATTTCTGGAGGCAGGAAGTTTGACTCGGCGGTGGTAAACGGCTTCGTATGCACCAAGAACATTGCCCACAAGAAG ATGAACCCCTACATCAAGAACCCCAAAATCCTGCTGCTGAAGTGCTCCATAGAGTATCTTTACAGGGAGGAGACCAAGTTTTCCTGCATCGACCCCATTGTGCTGCAG GAACGAGAGTTTTTGAAGAACTACGTGCAGCGCATAGTAGACGTGCGTCCAACCCTGGTGTTAGTGGAGAAGACGGTGTCTCGTATTGCTCAGGACATGCTGCTGGAGCACGGCATCACGCTGGTCATCAACGTCAAATCG CAAGTCTTGGACAGAGTGAGTCGTATGACCCAGGGAGACCTGGTGATGTCCATGGACCAGCTCCTCACCAAACCTCGTCTGGGAACCTGCCTCAAGTTCTACATGCAGCCCTTCACCTTGGCCAATA ATGAAGTGAAGACTCTGATGTTCTTTGAGGGTTGTCCTCCTCACCTTGGATGCTCCATCAAACTGCGTGGTGCCTCCGAGTACGAGCTGGCCAGGGTGAAGGAGATCATCATGCTGATGGTGTGTGTGGCATACCACTCCCAGCTGGAGATCTCTTTCCTCATGGATGAGTTTGCCATGCCGCCCAGTTTGTCCCAGAGCACCTCGTTCCCCTGCCTGCTGGAGGGCGcctctgtggaggaggaggaggaggaggaggatggaaagaggagagggaaagagacaaATGGAGAGAGTCAGGAGAAAACTGCAGCGACTAAAGACTCTGCACTGGGAGGACAAGCTGAGGAGGAAGGGTTTCCCTCTGAGTCTTTATCCAAAAACGGAGATTTAGACACTCTCCAAGACAATCCGAACTCCAACTTACCTTCCTCTGTCCAAGAAGAGGAGGCTGGTATCACAGAGACGAAGACCTCCTCGCCATTTTCCAGTATCCTTGCACCGCCTCTGCCTGTCTCCCCTCCGTTCCTCATGGAGAAGGACCAGGAGATGAGCTCATGCACTCTCATGGCATCTGAGGGCGAGACGGGGGCCGAGGGAAGCCTATTGAAGGGGGATTCCCATGATATGGATGACGGGGAAAGTTCCGAGACTACCACTACTCCTCGGTTGTTCCGAGACCCTCTGCAGGACGATACGGGGATGTTTGTGGCCGAGCAGGTGGCTTCAACCGATGACCGTCTGAAGTCCATCTCTGCTGTTTTCAAGCAGGAGCTTAAGGACATCATCCTGTGCATTTCCCCCTTTGTCACATTTAAAGAACCATTTCTTCTCATGCTTGCTGGCATGCTCTGCCCTAGCAGGGATTACTTCCCCGAACAG GTCTACCTGTCTCCTCTCCTAAACAAGGACTTCAAGGAACTGGACGGACGCCGAAAACGACAGCTACTCAAAGACTCTGCCCCCTCCTCTCTGGTTAGTGGACAGACCAACGGCGCTTCACAGCCGAAGCTCATCGATGTCCTGCCCTCCCACAGTCTTACCAGCACCCGCATTATAGAGCAGCTGAACAGCAGCCAGGATCTGGCCAAGATGCTGGCTGACTACAGAGCAAAGGGAGGTCGTATCCGGCAAAGGGAAGCCACCGACCCCTTCAGCACTGCCAGCACTGCAGCTCCTGTCAGCGTCCAGAGCAGAGCGGTGGACCCACAGGTGAAGCTACTAGTGAAGACTGACAGTGAAGAGGAGAAGCCAAGCAAACTGAATGATATAAGCTGGGCCCCCAAG CTGGACTGTCTGAACCCTGTCAACCATCAGAGACTGTGTGTGCTCTTCAGCAGTTCATCAGCTCAGTCCAACAACGCGCCCAACCCCTGCGTCAGCCCATG GATTGTCACAATGGAGTTCTATGGCAAGAATGACCTCTCGCTCGGTGTATTCTTGGAGCGATATTGTTTTAG GCCGTCTTACCAGTGCCCCAGCATGTTCTGTGAGACTCCCATGGTGCACCACATCCGTCGGTTTGTGCACGGCAGCGGCTGTGTGCAGATCGTGTTAAAGGAGCTGGACTCCCCTGTGCCCGGTTATCAGCACACAATTCTCAACTACTCCTGGTGCCGCATCTGCAAACAG GTGACACCAGTGGTGCCGCTGTCCAACGACTCGTGGTCCATGTCTTTTGCTAAATACCTGGAGCTCCGCTTCTACGGCCACCAGTACACCAGGAGGGCTAATGCGGAGCCCTGCGGACACTCTATCCACAAAGACTACCACCAGTACTTCTCATACAACCAGATGGTGGCTTCCTTCAG CTACACTTCTGTACGACTgttggagatttgtcttcctcGTCCCAAGATCTTCATCAGGAACCTGGGACCTTCTAAAACCAACCTGCAGCAGGACCTGAAGGACTTCTCTCTAAA AGTGACTCAGGTGTACCTGGCCATAGATGACCGCCTCACCTCCCTCAAGACCGACACCTTCAGTAAGACGCGAGAGGAAAAGATGGAGGACCTCTTTGCTCAGAAAGac atggaAGAGGCTGAGCTGCGGAGCTGGAACGAAAAGCTTCAGGCGCGACTACAAGCCTGCAGTCTGGATTCTCCTCAGCAGGTGCAGGTGGTTCTGGAGTCGCTGGTGATGAAGAAACAGAGTCTGTGTGAGATGTTACAGTCCTGGAACAGCAG GCTGCAGGACTTGTTCCAGCAGGAGAAAGGCAGGAAGCGTCTGTCCGTCCCTCCCAGCCCGGGCAGGCACAGACAGACCACCGCTGACGACAGCAAG agTGCCCTGGATTCCTCGCCCCGTAACCCCTCACCTGTGGTACAGAATGGTGACAAAG AGGACCGTCACCTCTGCACGAtgacctccacctcctcctccatgctgtcGTCTCCAGGAGAACCTGGAGCTGAACCTTTCACACCTGTTCCCTCCTTCATTGAGCAGGACTCTCTCAGCATCCCAgagg ACGTGTTTGACGGACACTTGCTGGGCTCCACTGACAGCCAGGTGAAGGAGAAATCCACCATGAAAGCCATTCTCGCCAACTTCCTGCCCGGCAACAGCTACAGCCCCATCCCCTTCCCGTT TGACCCGGACAAACACTACCTGATGTACGAACACGAGCGCGTTCCCATCgcagtgtgtgagagagagccgAGCTCCATCATAGCCTTCGCCCTCAG CTGTAAGGAGTATAAGACAGCGCTGGATGATCTGTCCAAGGTGTCTAACGCAGGCGGGGATGAGACTCCACAGGTCATCAG TGCCGGGGAGAGTCGGGCTAAGAGCAGCCCTGCCAGGCCCAGTGAGTCGGCCTCATCCCAGCAGAGCCGCAGCAGCATGGAGACGGATCCCCTCA AGGATGCAGACTTGGCCGATAAACAGAAGAAACAGACCCTGAATCCACACGTTGAGCTAC aaTTCTCTGATGCCAACGCCAAGTTTTACTGTCGAATCTACTACGCCGAGGAGTTTCACAAGATGCGCGAGGAGATCATGGAGAGCACTGAGGAAGACTTTGTCCGCTCGCTGTCCCACTGTGTCAACTGGCAGGCTCGTGGTGGAAAGTCTGGAGCTGTTTTCTACGCAACAGAAG ATGACCGGTTCATCCTGAAGCAGATGCCCAGACTGGAGGTCCAGTCCTTCCTGGACTTTGCACCTCACTACTTCACCTACATCGCCGGGGCTGTGCAGCAGAAA AGGCCGACTGCGCTGGCGAAGATCCTGGGTGTTTACAGGATCGGTTACAAGAACTCTCAGAACAACACGGAGAAGAAACTGGACCTGCTGGTGATGGAAAATCTTTTTTACGGACGCAAGATGGCTCAG GTGTTTGACCTCAAAGGCTCGCTGAGGAACCGTAACGTGAAGACGGACTCGGGGAAGGAAAGCTGCGAGGTGGTTCTGCTGGACGAGAACCTTCTGAAGCTGATCCACGACAACCCGCTGTACATCCGCTCCCACTGTAAGGCCATCCTGCGAGCCGCCATACACAGCGACGCCTACTTCCTGTCCAGCCACCTCATCATCGACTACTCGCTGCTGGTGGGGCGCGACGACGCCACCGATCAGCTGGTGGTCGGGATCATAg ATTATATCAGGACATTCACCTGGGACAAGAGACTGGAGATGGTCGTCAAATCCACTGGAATCCTGGGAGGTCAAG GGAAGATGCCCACTGTGGTCTCTCCGGAGCTGTACAGAGCTCGTTTCTGCGAGGCCATGGATAAATACTTCCTGATGGTACCGGACCACTGGACCGGCCTGGGCATCAACTGCTGA